A section of the Pseudophryne corroboree isolate aPseCor3 chromosome 11, aPseCor3.hap2, whole genome shotgun sequence genome encodes:
- the AKTIP gene encoding AKT-interacting protein isoform X1, which produces MMNPFWNMSSSAVRKRPDNEEKIGRDEPKISPPRSSSGKKQLPSIPKNAVPITKPISPAPSVQSTNGTHASYGPFYLEYSLLAEFTLVVKQKLPGVYIQPSYRSALMWFGVIFIRHGLYQDGVFKFTVYIPDNYPDGECPRLVFDIPVFHPLVDPVSGELDVKRAFAKWRRNHNHIWQVLMYARRIFYKIDTVSPLNPEAAVLYEKDVQLFKSKVVDSVKLCNSHLFNQPKIEDPYAITFSPWNPALHEEAREKMLAPKKKSEEQYKTLHVSGLSWVKPGSVLPFSKEENALQT; this is translated from the exons ATGATGAACCCTTTCTGGAATATGTCGTCCTCTGCGGTACGAAAG AGACCAGACAATGAGGAGAAGATTGGAAGGGACGAACCAAAGATCAGCCCCCCTCGGTCCTCATCTGGCAAAAAACAGCTGCCTTCAATACCCAAGAACGCAGTCCCTATTACCAAGCCCATCTCGCCAGCCCCTTCTGTGCAGTCCACCAACGGAACCCACGCATCTTACGGCCCTTTCTACTTGGAGTATTCTCTTCTTGCGGAGTT CACTCTGGTGGTGAAGCAGAAGTTGCCGGGAGTCTATATACAGCCATCATATCGCTCCGCTCTCA TGTGGTTTGGGGTCATATTTATAAGACACGGCCTATACCAGGATGGCGTATTTaaattcactgtgtacatccctgacAACTATCCAGACGGAGAGTGTCCG CGCCTTGTCTTTGACATCCCCGTCTTCCACCCTCTTGTCGATCCGGTATCGGGGGAGCTGGATGTGAAAAGAGCATTTGCTAAGTGGAG GAGAAACCACAACCATATATGGCAGGTGCTGATGTACGCACGGCGGATCTTCTACAAAATAGACACCGTCAGCCCCTTAAACCCAGAAGCTGCAGTACT ATATGAAAAGGACGTCCAGCTGTTTAAGAGCAAAGTGGTAGACAGTGTTAAACTATGCAATAGCCACTTATTCAATCAGCCGAAAATAGAGGATCCCTATGCAATTAC GTTTTCACCCTGGAATCCAGCATTACATGAAGAAGCCAGAGAAAAAATGTTGGCACCAAAA AAGAAATCTGAAGAGCAGTATAAAACTCTCCACGTGTCTGGCTTGTCCTGGGTGAAACCTGGATCCGTGCTGCCGTTTAGCAAAGAGGAGAATGCTCTGCAGACCTAG
- the AKTIP gene encoding AKT-interacting protein isoform X2, producing the protein MMNPFWNMSSSAVRKRPDNEEKIGRDEPKISPPRSSSGKKQLPSIPKNAVPITKPISPAPSVQSTNGTHASYGPFYLEYSLLAEFTLVVKQKLPGVYIQPSYRSALMWFGVIFIRHGLYQDGVFKFTVYIPDNYPDGECPRLVFDIPVFHPLVDPVSGELDVKRAFAKWRRNHNHIWQVLMYARRIFYKIDTVSPLNPEAAVLAKKNSIVHRTVLRGQHGSSQPAKQRPYTQCDSKTTCVRERF; encoded by the exons ATGATGAACCCTTTCTGGAATATGTCGTCCTCTGCGGTACGAAAG AGACCAGACAATGAGGAGAAGATTGGAAGGGACGAACCAAAGATCAGCCCCCCTCGGTCCTCATCTGGCAAAAAACAGCTGCCTTCAATACCCAAGAACGCAGTCCCTATTACCAAGCCCATCTCGCCAGCCCCTTCTGTGCAGTCCACCAACGGAACCCACGCATCTTACGGCCCTTTCTACTTGGAGTATTCTCTTCTTGCGGAGTT CACTCTGGTGGTGAAGCAGAAGTTGCCGGGAGTCTATATACAGCCATCATATCGCTCCGCTCTCA TGTGGTTTGGGGTCATATTTATAAGACACGGCCTATACCAGGATGGCGTATTTaaattcactgtgtacatccctgacAACTATCCAGACGGAGAGTGTCCG CGCCTTGTCTTTGACATCCCCGTCTTCCACCCTCTTGTCGATCCGGTATCGGGGGAGCTGGATGTGAAAAGAGCATTTGCTAAGTGGAG GAGAAACCACAACCATATATGGCAGGTGCTGATGTACGCACGGCGGATCTTCTACAAAATAGACACCGTCAGCCCCTTAAACCCAGAAGCTGCAGTACT AGCCAAAAAAAATTCCATtgtacacagaacagtactgagaggtCAGCATGGCAGCTCCCAACCAGCGAAGCAAAGACCATATACCCAATGTGACAGTAAAACGACTTGCGTGCGTGAAAGGTTTTAA